A window of the Trichoderma asperellum chromosome 6, complete sequence genome harbors these coding sequences:
- a CDS encoding uncharacterized protein (EggNog:ENOG41) encodes MSDWRERGEVADSEDEGEFLSDDESLTISPTQPPTKASVSKNQYAESIWDFLGSDDDEQSCASISKTSPISLRPDLQGEYQLLTTLSSRTENQNQVQPPLLKNAGTNPPSTANEVASRNSQSALDAPSPRLRRTITAQNDGVTASSSSPSTSQNNTAIAQLSEVSQHNAHWEATVAASSRYTHSLRQRKPQQQYPYSYDYVYHRKFFPQLGVKPMKMRTDMGGRYQPAKALPDDNFDQYSPSDDLPPGTDRTDDDSFAATQSEHGELDIATASLNLSRSYKQSAANSLTSSATDTVGGNAFDQDLPGLDELLNEYSPASEHNIARYKTSQGLPLTQKARRRDIIYSDSPEPMTAISRISISPTPPSKSPELDTQQIPHSDPNIAIYWGDSFTGLLPRPLASATPLEASSQELNTQDEHDHQGYSEEPETSDKGENGTHQLVTTYRRRIKGVLPASWLRLDQQLSKNNDRQGPKKKPQHRLPNAQQRGIALKKKSVPDSTAFSILPIEPDEGSLGDYTTDDTSEHHAERSASPIPSQEIDQVDDSPVIVGSKRQLQLPKTPVSNRKRTKLSNGSRTKSVQTRRRQKTIDGFLLSQPDMLPESAIIGQFSNNALQKSNNKHGKSFGRRKRPIKSIPLLSILDTIEPGAPRFIRIAARSAKQTLSQGRSNVHKKVIMLATRQDQVDAMSVLEKWKSGTIQQRASVSTAGKYKRMQRQRANMPQEYSNSGFTSKLNFSTLRNSSRRLVKYLDDNGSAGYRRSDSYQGSNTELTPNMGEMSSLPLTSPVSRMAQLEVDERARRSILSFNYRKGTLDHIFRTQKQKGPNWRLTGNVNAIATSSMYTNLTRAADITLEVSQEPEHTRSRPLRCRKSIKPCRIDIKAPQYTHANDPLPTHSSVVDTESLPEKSKLYGLAPYGIRYTSHFEIFPLIPDVRFHESTLLGSGILNRLWMRDSHLEIPNRETQISVRFGDQVFDWSSWNEKVSSEIGILFDSIAERLEDSQGSNLHDDNSAINAIHSTLEYTRDALGSARSDSPISLISRLQEVFHSFAARIETGLDRSLINYIKDGNLILKMLDRVLLTTSLLLNRCQKVPQLADEQPAVEELLLSLSQLMISILLRSGLNPVKQIYNDFGQLNRRDRTLRESAVAVHSWALLFQMFKHISPQQLSFWGVLERVILQPQVLSGTDALAFEVVWETMFTLLPLSKFDNTGRIATEEPYNLRAEGWGIPQKLIRRVFQLYQDNNHQAASFNSYCRALVSRCHYLVQQWGWCHSAPIVGVIFDFFGSQKLAHLRNEEVYRSPQFMNNLSGTPMLEIEADDCCFHIFLKLLAVSIKKLRQFGSEKDIRNLVTRTIPNHSRLYLKEHKILERDLAALRNHHDLIGTLFWAAPSSVRPQVTLIEGLITPASSHKEACLINIRAWAQLASFIVSSGEAKKSFEPFREWRHTFFQQTITQFDGIAAEIHQQYLALSKDADQCITQDDVEAMISQNKAAVVEILHLSFTSSANVMREALDLEAATYCLNTPHLERIFQYFTQPLPELDWSILRVALTILDIFVSKIEEFKNSQESQQSESQILNYAQADDAFLILEQDVSRTYFAMARCILSFPTEMSDQPVAYITDKTSCVRQVITLSARMGIGFINCGLLKFSDMFQPGKFCLFSDQQHLLDPSQRQSFISFTSTLLEHGFDDFSDAGFTASEVWVLALITPLKYLKCESLFTLQRYCFAKGIVPDNIINSTTQPSYKTNKQLFDLTISSLRKFTRSLEPSTGRSLSKTLELAMKLMRNDLGVMYTDASQHQNYVVFVQGIISSIRAHGSGLCMVDNFFLQVSKEYSPPIQDPQLQIASMLSYGILIEEGEEARGAKQLFFLLLSNFKHALANGKPIEDARMLRKGMKHKSILAFVLGKMLPAIIRVSFTLSSCFPLLDVYATAFRLLLTGRILSQQLDESDLSHVSVTLRAVVEGMRQMRLGNEVSSGPRIHILRQVMSILNLLWPSLLIANAQWPHNPWLIDIACSLGDIASFAEVAEQYLRDLTEMGHDSLDTDLLFEGLKVENSLSFNTHVEYFTDCIKEDIERNWTIDSQRIIIHIPLRAKGQSEQGGNGILNPSWVKKEIICYIYNEIREWNNWWLKLDIKK; translated from the coding sequence ATGTCTGACTGGAGAGAGCGTGGTGAAGTAGCAGATTCTGAAGATGAGGGTGAATTCTTAAGCGATGATGAATCGCTGACCATTTCACCGACACAGCCTCCAACGAAGGCCTCCGTCTCTAAAAACCAATATGCAGAAAGTATATGGGATTTTCTTGGgtctgatgatgacgagcaGAGTTGCGCCTCTATATCAAAGACCTCCCCAATATCGTTGAGGCCAGACCTACAAGGAGAGTACCAGCTTTTAACCACTTTATCATCTCGAACAGAAAATCAGAATCAGGTACAACCGCCGCTTCTGAAGAATGCTGGAACAAATCCCCCATCTACTGCCAACGAGGTTGCCTCTCGCAACAGCCAGAGTGCATTGGACGCCCCCAGCCCTAGGCTCAGACGTACAATAACAGCCCAAAATGATGGCGTCACCGCATCtagctcatcgccatcgacgTCGCAGAATAATACAGCGATCGCTCAGTTAAGCGAGGTTAGCCAGCATAATGCTCATTGGGAAGCCACAGTGGCTGCGTCGTCCCGTTATACTCATTCTTTGCGACAAAGAAAACCGCAACAGCAATATCCCTATTCTTATGATTACGTGTACCATAGAAAATTCTTCCCACAACTTGGAGTTAAACCCATGAAAATGCGAACGGACATGGGAGGGAGATACCAACCAGCAAAAGCTTTGCCAGATGACAATTTTGATCAGTACAGCCCAAGTGATGATTTGCCACCAGGGACCGATAGAACGGACGACGACAGTTTTGCAGCTACCCAGAGCGAACATGGAGAATTAGATATAGCTACAGCCTCTTTGAACCTATCACGGTCGTATAAACAATCGGCTGCCAACAGCTTAACTAGCTCAGCAACCGATACTGTTGGTGGGAATGCTTTCGACCAGGATTTGCCAGGCCTAGATGAGCTACTCAATGAATACTCACCTGCTAGCGAACATAATATAGCGAGGTATAAAACGTCCCAAGGGTTGCCACTCACTCAGAAAGCCAGAAGGCgagatattatttatagcgATTCACCAGAACCAATGACTGCCATCTCTCGAATATCGATTTCTCCCACTCCCCCCTCAAAGTCTCCAGAATTAGATACACAGCAGATTCCACACTCAGATCCCAATATTGCCATTTACTGGGGTGACTCTTTTACAGGATTGCTACCGAGGCCTTTAGCTTCTGCAACCCCATTAGAAGCGTCCTCTCAGGAGCTAAACACTCAAGATGAGCATGACCATCAAGGGTACAGCGAAGAACCCGAGACTAGCGATAAAGGTGAAAACGGCACGCATCAGCTGGTAACCACATATCGGCGCCGCATTAAAGGCGTTCTTCCCGCCTCTTGGTTGAGACTAGACCAGCAGCTGAGTAAAAATAACGATCGCCAAggccccaagaagaagccgcaGCATCGGCTTCCTAATGCGCAGCAACGTGGAATAGCCCTAAAAAAGAAGTCAGTCCCTGATTCCACCGCTTTCAGCATTCTTCCAATTGAACCGGATGAAGGATCTCTTGGAGATTATACAACAGATGACACATCTGAACATCATGCTGAGAGATCCGCCTCACCTATTCCTAGTCAAGAAATCGACCAGGTCGATGACAGTCCAGTGATTGTTGGCAGTAAGCGTCAGCTCCAGCTTCCTAAGACACCGGTATCGAACAGAAAACGAACCAAATTGTCAAACGGATCTCGGACTAAATCCGTTCAGACTCGTCGAAGGCAAAAGACTATTGatggctttcttctctctcaacccGATATGTTGCCTGAATCGGCGATCATTGGTCAATTCTCGAACAATGCTCTACAGAAGTCAAACAATAAACATGGAAAGTCATTTGGCAGGCGAAAACGCCCTATAAAATCTATTCCCTTGTTGAGTATTCTTGACACAATAGAGCCAGGCGCCCCCAGGTTTATACGTATTGCTGCACGCTCTGCTAAGCAAACACTGAGTCAGGGGCGTAGCAATGTGCATAAAAAAGTCATCATGCTTGCTACAAGGCAAGACCAAGTAGACGCTATGTCTGTTCTGGAAAAATGGAAATCAGGTACAATTCAACAACGAGCATCAGTATCGACAGCCGGCAAGTATAAACGAATGCAACGCCAGAGAGCAAACATGCCCCAGGAATATTCAAATAGTGGATTCACTTCAAAGCTAAACTTCAGCACACTGAGGAATTCTTCCCGCAGGTTGGTCAAGTATCTCGACGATAACGGCTCGGCTGGCTACAGACGAAGTGATTCGTATCAAGGTAGCAACACGGAGCTTACGCCTAATATGGGTGAGATGAGTTCTCTGCCTTTAACTTCACCTGTTTCCCGGATGGCTCAGTTGGAGGTGGACGAAAGAGCGAGGAGATCCATATTGTCATTCAATTACAGGAAAGGGACTCTGGATCATATTTTCAGAactcaaaaacaaaaagggccTAATTGGCGCTTGACTGGAAATGTCAATGCCATAGCTACAAGCTCAATGTACACAAATCTCACCAGAGCAGCGGATATAACGCTAGAAGTATCCCAAGAACCAGAGCACACTCGATCGAGGCCACTCCGGTGTCGAAAAAGCATCAAACCTTGCCGAATTGATATCAAAGCACCTCAATATACCCATGCCAATGATCCCCTTCCTACACATTCCTCTGTTGTCGACACCGAATCTCTCCCCGAAAAGAGCAAGCTCTACGGTCTGGCGCCGTATGGTATCCGATATACTAGCCATTTTGAGATATTTCCTCTCATTCCCGACGTCCGATTTCATGAATCAACCTTACTTGGTAGCGGCATTTTAAATAGATTATGGATGAGAGATTCGCATTTGGAAATACCCAATCGTGAAACACAAATTTCAGTCAGATTTGGCGATCAAGTCTTTGACTGGAGCTCCTGGAACGAGAAAGTATCCTCTGAGATTGGAATTTTATTTGATTCAATAGCTGAGCGATTAGAAGACAGCCAGGGATCCAATCTACATGATGATAACAGTGCTATCAATGCTATTCATTCTACCTTAGAATATACGAGGGATGCTCTAGGTTCAGCGAGATCTGACTCACCAATTTCCCTCATATCACGGCTGCAAGAAGTTTTTCACAGTTTCGCTGCGCGAATAGAGACAGGGCTAGACCGATCCTTGATTAACTACATCAAAGACGGTAACCTTATCTTGAAAATGCTCGATAGGGTCTTGTTAACAACTTCCCTATTGTTAAATCGTTGTCAAAAAGTTCCACAGTTAGCAGACGAGCAACCCGCTGTGGAAGAATTGCTACTGTCGCTATCGCAATTGATGATTTCGATACTTCTCCGCAGCGGTCTTAACCCAGTCAAACAGATTTACAACGACTTTGGCCAACTCAATCGTCGCGATCGCACGTTAAGAGAAAGCGCCGTTGCAGTACATTCATGGGCTCTGTTATTTCAAATGTTTAAGCACATAAGCCCACAACAACTCTCTTTCTGGGGCGTATTGGAGAGAGTTATACTACAACCTCAAGTTCTCTCCGGTACAGATGCCCTTGCATTTGAAGTTGTGTGGGAGACTATGTTCACCCTCCTTCCGCTATCTAAATTTGATAACACTGGGAGAATAGCTACAGAAGAACCATATAATTTAAGAGCTGAAGGATGGGGGATTCCTCAAAAACTTATCCGGCGGGTGTTTCAATTGTATCAAGACAATAATCACCAGGCTGCGAGCTTCAACAGCTACTGTCGAGCTCTTGTTTCACGGTGCCATTACCTGGTTCAGCAATGGGGTTGGTGTCATAGCGCGCCCATTGTCGGCGTTATATTTGATTTCTTTGGATCCCAAAAGCTTGCTCATCTCCGCAATGAAGAAGTCTATCGATCTCCACAATTCATGAACAATCTATCTGGTACGCCAATGCTTGAGATTGAGGCGGATGACTGCTGCTTTCACATATTTCTCAAACTTCTTGCCGTAAGCATAAAAAAACTCCGACAATTCGGCTCTGAGAAGGATATTCGTAACCTAGTAACCCGAACAATACCAAATCATAGCCGCTTGTACCTCAAGGAACATAAAATCCTTGAGCGAGATTTGGCAGCTTTAAGAAACCATCATGACCTCATTGGCACGCTCTTCTGGGCAGCACCATCCAGCGTTCGGCCTCAAGTAACTCTTATTGAAGGACTTATTACTCCTGCTAGTTCTCATAAGGAAGCGTGCTTGATAAATATTAGGGCATGGGCCCAGCTTGCGAGCTTTATTGTTTCATCCGGCGAAGCTAAAAAATCTTTTGAGCCCTTCCGAGAATGGAGACACACATTCTTCCAACAGACGATAACACAATTCGATGGCATCGCAGCAGAAATCCATCAACAGTATCTAGCTCTGTCCAAAGACGCGGATCAGTGCATTACACAGGATGATGTTGAGGCTATGATCTCACAGAATAAGGCTGCTGTGGTGGAGATTCTCCATCTATCATTCACGTCTTCAGCAAATGTAATGAGAGAAGCTCTAGATTTAGAGGCGGCGACGTACTGCTTAAATACGCCTCACTTGGAACGGATATTTCAATATTTCACACAGCCACTACCCGAACTTGACTGGTCGATTCTTCGAGTAGCATTAACCATCTTAGACATATTCGTGTCCAAAATCgaagaatttaaaaacaGCCAGGAGAGCCAGCAGAGCGAGAGTCAAATTTTAAACTATGCACAAGCGGATGATGCGTTCTTGATCTTAGAGCAGGATGTTTCTCGGACTTACTTTGCAATGGCACGCTGCATATTGTCATTTCCAACAGAAATGTCCGATCAGCCAGTGGCATATATAACCGATAAGACCTCCTGCGTTAGGCAGGTCATTACATTATCCGCGAGAATGGGGATAGGCTTCATTAATTGTGGCTTGTTGAAATTTTCAGATATGTTTCAGCCTGGAAAGTTCTGCCTTTTTAGCGACCAACAGCATCTACTAGACCCATCTCAACGGCAATCTTTTATATCATTCACATCCACGCTTCTGGAGCACGGGTTTGATGATTTCTCTGACGCTGGCTTCACCGCATCTGAAGTATGGGTATTAGCATTAATCACGCCTCTTAAATATCTGAAGTGTGAAAGCCTTTTTACTTTACAACGCTATTGTTTTGCTAAAGGCATTGTGCCCGATAACATCATTAACTCAACAACTCAGCCTAGCTacaaaacaaataaacagCTATTCGACCTCACAATTTCGTCATTGCGCAAATTTACTCGCAGCTTGGAACCTAGCACTGGACGATCCCTCTCTAAAACACTTGAGCTTGCAATGAAGCTGATGCGAAACGACTTGGGTGTCATGTATACAGATGCTTCTCAGCACCAGAACTACGTTGTATTCGTCCAGGGTATAATATCGTCAATTAGGGCGCATGGATCAGGTTTATGCATGGTGGATAACTTTTTCCTTCAAGTCAGCAAAGAGTATTCACCACCTATTCAAGACCCCCAGCTCCAGATTGCAAGTATGCTATCGTATGGCATCCTGatagaagaaggggaagaagctAGGGGAGCTAAGCAGCTATTCTTCCTATTACTTAGCAATTTTAAACACGCATTGGCAAATGGGAAACCCATAGAGGACGCCAGAATGCTTCGGAAAGGAATGAAGCATAAAAGTATACTAGCCTTTGTCCTGGGGAAGATGCTACCAGCTATTATTCGTGTCTCATTTACGCTGAGCTCTTGCTTTCCTCTGCTAGACGTCTACGCAACGGCTTTTCGCTTACTTTTAACGGGACGAATATTATCACAGCAGCTTGATGAAAGTGACCTTTCTCATGTAAGCGTTACATTACGGGCCGTTGTAGAAGGAATGAGACAAATGCGTCTTGGTAATGAGGTTTCATCTGGCCCACGGATTCATATTTTAAGACAGGTGATGAGCATCCTAAACTTGCTATGGCCATCGCTATTGATTGCCAATGCACAGTGGCCTCATAACCCATGGCTCATTGACATAGCTTGCTCACTTGGCGATATTGCTTCCTTTGCGGAAGTCGCTGAACAGTACCTTCGTGATTTAACTGAGATGGGACATGATTCACTTGATACTGATCTACTATTTGAGGGTCTCAAGGTCGAAAATTCGCTGAGCTTTAACACACATGTTGAGTATTTCACAGATTGTATAAAGGAGGATATAGAGAGAAACTGGACAATCGATTCACAGCGAATCATAATACACATACCGCTAAGAGCTAAAGGACAAAGCGAACAAGGGGGAAATGGGATATTGAATCCAAGCTGggtgaaaaaagaaataatatgttatatatataatgaaATTAGGGAATGGAATAATTGGTGGCTTAAGctagatataaaaaaataa